A single region of the Candidatus Bathyarchaeota archaeon genome encodes:
- a CDS encoding CTP-dependent riboflavin kinase, with the protein MNTVTIKGNVFSGEGTGSQFVRIPWATRQIKEKLSFTPYFGTLNIHLPKRETKKLEKILKESKGIKITPAEGFSQAQCFNVLIMNKIKGAIVLPEKTNHPPNVLEIIAPVHLRKTLSLKDSDEVKLTIYLDTNIKS; encoded by the coding sequence ATGAACACAGTCACAATAAAAGGAAACGTATTCAGCGGCGAAGGAACTGGAAGCCAATTTGTCAGAATTCCCTGGGCAACAAGGCAAATCAAAGAAAAACTAAGCTTTACCCCTTACTTTGGAACATTAAACATTCACCTTCCAAAAAGAGAAACAAAAAAACTAGAAAAAATCTTAAAAGAGTCTAAAGGCATCAAAATCACCCCAGCAGAGGGTTTCTCTCAAGCCCAATGCTTCAATGTATTGATAATGAACAAAATCAAAGGAGCCATTGTCCTCCCCGAAAAAACAAACCATCCACCCAATGTCCTAGAAATCATTGCACCAGTTCATCTACGCAAAACACTGTCGCTAAAGGACAGCGACGAAGTCAAACTAACAATATACTTAGACACCAACATCAAAAGCTAA